A single window of Haemorhous mexicanus isolate bHaeMex1 chromosome 28, bHaeMex1.pri, whole genome shotgun sequence DNA harbors:
- the MPP2 gene encoding MAGUK p55 subfamily member 2: MQQVLDNLMGLPGTPGVADLDLIFLRGIMESPIVRSLAKAHERLEERKLEAVRGDNLALVQEILRDIGRLARPEAQGAAAELARILREPHFQSLLETHDSVAAKSYDPPPSSPGPEASLGSQPVPPDAVRMVGIRKAAGENLGVTFRVERGELVIARILHGGMVAQQGLLHVGDVIREVNGREVGSDPRALQDSLRHASGSVVLKILPSYQEPHPPRQVFVKCHFDYDPATDSLIPCKEAGLKFMAGDLLQIVNQDDPNWWQACHVEGGSAGLVPSQLLEEKRKAFVKRDGEVAPSSGALCGSLSGKRKKRMMYLTTKNAEFDRHELLIYEEVARMPPFRRKTLVLIGAQGVGRRSLKNKLIMSDQARYGTTIPYTSRKPKESERDGQGYRFVSRGEMEADIKAGRYLEHGEYEGNLYGTRIDSIRAVVDAGKMCILDVNPQAVKVLRTAEFVPYVVFIEAPGPERLRAMNRAALESGVATKQLTEADAQRTVEESSRIQRGYGHYFDLSLTNDDLERTFGRLREAMEHLRVQPQWVPVTWVY, translated from the exons ATGCAGCAGGTCCTGGACAACCTGATGGGGCTCCCGGGGACCCCGGGGGTGGCGGACCTTGACCTCATCTTCCTCCGCGGCATCATGGAGAGCCCCATCGTCCGCTCCCTGGCCAAG GCGCACGAGCGGCTGGAGGAGCGGAAGCTGGAGGCGGTGCGCGGGGACAACCTGGCGCTGGTGCAGGAGATCCTGCGGGACATCGGGCGCCTGGCGCGGCCCGAGGCGCAGGGAGCGGCGGCGGAGCTGGCCCGGATCCTGCGGGAACCGCACTTCCAG TCGCTGCTGGAGACCCACGACTCGGTGGCTGCCAAGAGTTACGACCCCCCCCCGAGCAGCCCCGGCCCGGAGGCCTCGCTGGGGTCGCAGCCCGTGCCCCCCGACGCCGTGCGCATGGTGGGCATCCGCAAGGCAGCCGGGGAGAACCTG GGGGTGACGTTCCGGGTGGAGCGGGGGGAGCTGGTGATCGCCCGCATCCTGCACGGGGGGATGGTGGcgcagcaggggctgctgcacgTGGGGGACGTGATCCGCGAGGTGAACGGGCGAGAGGTGGGCAGCGACCCGCGGGCGCTGCAGGACAGCCTGCGCCACGCCAGCGGCAGCGTCGTGCTCAAGATCCTGCCCAGCTACCAGGAGCCCCACCCGCCCCGCCAG gtgtttgTCAAGTGTCACTTCGACTACGACCCGGCCACCGACAGCCTCATCCCCTGCAAGGAGGCCGGGCTCAAGTTCATGGCCGGGGACCTGCTGCAGATCGTCAACCAGGATGACCCCAACTGGTGGCAG GCGTGCCACGTGGAGGGTGGCAGTGCGGGGCTGGtgcccagccagctgctggaggagaagcGCAAGGCTTTCGTCAAGCGGGACGGGGAGGTGGCTCCCTCGTCAG GGGCCCTGTGTGGCAGCCTCAGcgggaagaggaagaagaggatgaTGTACCTGACTACGAAGAACGCCG agtTCGACCGGCACGAGTTGCTGATCTACGAGGAGGTGGCGCGGATGCCGCCGTTCCGCCGGAAAACGCTGGTGCTGATCGGGGCTCAGGGCGTGGGGCGCCGCAGCCTCAAGAACAAGCTGATCATGTCTGACCAGGCGCGCTACGGCACCACCATCCCCT ACACGTCCCGGAAGCCGAAGGAGAGCGAGCGGGACGGGCAGGGCTACCGCTTCGTGTCGCGGGGCGAGATGGAGGCGGACATCAAGGCGGGCCGGTACCTGGAGCACGGCGAGTACGAGGGGAACCTGTACGGCACCAGGATCGACTCCATCCGCGCCGTGGTGGACGCGGGCAAGATGTGCATCCTGGACGTGAACCCGCAG GCCGTGAAGGTGCTGAGGACGGCGGAGTTCGTGCCCTACGTGGTGTTCATCGAAGCCCCCGGGCCCGAGAGGCTGCGAGCCATGAACAGGGCGGCCCTGGAGAGCGGCGTGGCCACCAAACAGCTCACG gaggcGGACGCCCAGCGCACGGTGGAGGAGAGCAGCCGCATCCAGCGCGGCTACGGGCACTACTTCGACCTGAGCCTGACCAACGACGACCTGGAGCGCACCTTCGGGCGGCTGCGGGAGGCCATGGAGCACCTGCGCGTGCAGCCCCAGTGGGTCCCCGTCACCTGGGTCTATTAG